DNA from Rhinatrema bivittatum chromosome 16, aRhiBiv1.1, whole genome shotgun sequence:
GAGCACAGGTAACTTACAAGAGCTCTTCTATACATTGGAAGATGCAGATGGGTGTTTAGGCAGTTAGAAAGATTTTCTGTAGGTTATTGGTGGTGGTGGAATGGAGTAGAGAAAAGGGAGAAAGCTCTTCTGTTGGTGAAAGGCAGTGGGAGGGAGTAAGGGCATTTGGGACAGTTCTTCTATTGGTCAGATTTTGTGGTGGCATGCAGACAGCTGAGAGCTCTTCTCTTTGATAGAGGTTGTGGAAGAAATCCTAGGCAATGTATAGCAATTTTCTTGCAATAAAGTACTCATGAAATAATAGAATTTATTGTGAAAATCTTAAGTACAGGTTCTTAAGATGGTTATGGTTAAAATTTATTTATGTACCACCTCTATCTGGGGCAGCtcacaataaaatatacacaataaaacattgttaaataaacataataaaacaacataaaatatgCATCACTAGCCACAGGGTGATAACTCTCAATAAAATTAACATCCAGTCAATCCCTTCTCATGACAATCTTTAGACAGCAAGGTTAAAACTAAGCagagcaataaaagaaaaaagataaccacagcctctggcaaggCTAGCCAGAGAGCAAAAGTACAAACATATCAACAGATATAATTAAGTTTTGTGGAAAATTCCTGCTTTGTGCGACTATATGAACATAATTGTGttatgaaaaaaatagaaaatgagcTGATTCACATGATTCTTCATCTAAATACTGATTTGCATAATTACTGCATATTGCAATGTGTGTAAAAACTTGCAAAATTGGATTATGCATGTTATGTTTTGTCACCTAGAATCACATTTTGGAGGTGGTTCACAGGTTAGTGTCTTGGCCTCAAAGATGATTATTACCAGCTGGGCATTTtaaattgctgcagaatttgtaGTATAACATCTGACTACTAAGAAGCTAGGCTCTGGATTCCTGGATTTCTTGTCAAGCATTTATTTACTGCTTTGGCCAAAGCCTCCCTCATCTCATTGTTTCTGAGACTGTAGATCATGGGATTCAATAATGGAGTCACCACTATATAGCAAAGGGATACCTCTTTCTCCAGGTTGTAGGAATAATTACCTGGGGGCCTTATATACATGAAAATGACAGTCCCATAGAAGATAAAGACCACCAAGAGATGGGAAATACAGGTGGCAAAGGCCTTGCTCTGCCCTATGGTAGAGGACATCTTCAGTACAGTGGCGATGATGTGGCCATAAGACGTCAATATGAAACTAAAGCAGCCCAGAGCTACAAACCAGGAAAGAATGAGAAAACTGTTTTCTGTAATTGAGCCTTTGATGCAGGCAAGTTTCATCAGAGGTagaaaatcacagaatatatgaTCAATCTCAAGAGAGCCACAGAATCTCATCCTTGACAAACTGATGACTGGCAACAATACAATTAAAGTGGCCATAATCCAGCACCCTAAAGTCATCCTGATGCATACTTTTTCAGTCATGATGTTTGAATATCTCAAAGGACTGCAGATGGCTACATAGCGGTCATAGGCCATGACCATGAGAAGGAAGTGCTCTGTGGCTGCAAAgtcaaagaagaaataaaattggACAAAGCAACCAGCAACTGAAATGGTCTTTTTCTTGCTCAGGCTATCTTTCAGAATTTTAGGCAATGTGGTTGTGATGTAACAGATCTCCAGGAAGGAGAAATTGgcgaggaagaagtacatgggtttGTGGAGATGGGGGTCCTCCTTCACCACTGCAATGATGAGGATATTGGACACGATGGTTAAAATGTACATGATAAGGAGTCCCATGAAGAACAGGATCTGCTGAGAATGACTGAAGTGGAACCCCAGTAATACAAACTCAGTCATAATGGTGGTGGTGTTTTTCTCCATGGCTTCAAGACGTCCACCTGTGAATAATGCATGGGTGAGTAAGTTGTTGGAAATGGTTAGTGGGCTTTATCAGTAAGTAGTAAGAGACTATTTGAGACTGAGGAAGGAGGGTCagctaataaaattaaaaagaatgtTAAGTTCATTCAGAGGAAACAGTCCTTTACCATGGG
Protein-coding regions in this window:
- the LOC115078605 gene encoding olfactory receptor 11G2-like → MEKNTTTIMTEFVLLGFHFSHSQQILFFMGLLIMYILTIVSNILIIAVVKEDPHLHKPMYFFLANFSFLEICYITTTLPKILKDSLSKKKTISVAGCFVQFYFFFDFAATEHFLLMVMAYDRYVAICSPLRYSNIMTEKVCIRMTLGCWIMATLIVLLPVISLSRMRFCGSLEIDHIFCDFLPLMKLACIKGSITENSFLILSWFVALGCFSFILTSYGHIIATVLKMSSTIGQSKAFATCISHLLVVFIFYGTVIFMYIRPPGNYSYNLEKEVSLCYIVVTPLLNPMIYSLRNNEMREALAKAVNKCLTRNPGIQSLAS